A stretch of Acidobacteriota bacterium DNA encodes these proteins:
- a CDS encoding acylphosphatase, which translates to MNVMAARRYRLTGRVQGVGFRYFTYRSAQRLGVTGWVRNRDDGDVEVHAEAEATTLKEFEAQLRTGPFFARVLGLEWNKVSPGPFLNFSIER; encoded by the coding sequence ATGAATGTCATGGCTGCTCGACGGTATCGATTGACGGGCCGGGTCCAGGGCGTGGGTTTTCGGTATTTCACATACCGGTCGGCCCAGCGCCTGGGAGTGACCGGTTGGGTCCGAAACCGGGACGACGGAGATGTGGAGGTCCACGCCGAGGCCGAGGCCACCACCTTGAAGGAGTTCGAAGCTCAACTGCGGACAGGGCCGTTCTTTGCCCGGGTTCTGGGCCTGGAGTGGAACAAGGTCTCGCCGGGCCCTTTCTTGAACTTTTCCATTGAGAGGTGA